The following coding sequences lie in one Microbacterium sp. XT11 genomic window:
- a CDS encoding permease codes for MTSTAARTPSPSRPHAQRPSTPRSPWIGVVIGAAIVAALFAIDRLVPSLYEASLPHRVQDGLTLSLSVLIEALPFVILGVLLSIVVQVWLPADVIHRWLPKRAWARRAVLSLLGMLIPVCECGNVPFARGLMMRGLAPAEALTFLIAAPIVNPIVILTTHAAFGFDGGILIARLVGGYIIANLIGWLFSRHPSPDALLTQRFVDTCERVVHEPGTPVRRSLTQFLIELRAVMPALVIGSALAGAVQVLIPRDVLLAIGSNPVLSIVAMMALAITVAICSNVDAFVALSFASTFSSGALIAFLLVGPLVDVKMLALMRTTFMTRVLAVIVGVVLLAAFAIGIGVNVFV; via the coding sequence GTGACCTCGACCGCCGCCCGCACGCCGTCGCCCTCGCGTCCGCACGCGCAGCGTCCGTCGACGCCGAGATCGCCGTGGATCGGCGTCGTCATCGGCGCGGCGATCGTGGCGGCGCTGTTCGCGATCGACCGGCTCGTGCCGTCGTTGTACGAAGCGTCGCTGCCGCACCGCGTGCAGGATGGTCTCACGCTGTCGCTGAGCGTTCTCATCGAGGCGCTGCCGTTCGTCATCCTCGGCGTGCTGCTGTCGATCGTGGTGCAGGTGTGGCTCCCCGCCGACGTGATCCACCGGTGGCTGCCGAAGCGCGCATGGGCTCGTCGTGCCGTGCTGTCGCTGCTCGGGATGCTGATCCCGGTGTGCGAGTGCGGCAATGTTCCCTTCGCCCGCGGTCTCATGATGCGCGGGCTCGCGCCCGCCGAAGCCCTCACCTTCCTCATCGCGGCGCCGATCGTGAACCCGATCGTGATCCTCACCACGCACGCGGCGTTCGGGTTCGACGGCGGCATCCTCATCGCCCGTCTCGTCGGCGGCTACATCATCGCGAACCTGATCGGGTGGCTGTTCAGCCGGCATCCGTCGCCCGACGCGCTGCTGACGCAGAGGTTCGTCGACACGTGCGAACGGGTCGTCCATGAACCGGGGACGCCCGTGCGCCGCAGCCTCACGCAGTTCCTCATCGAGCTGCGCGCCGTGATGCCGGCGCTCGTGATCGGGTCGGCGCTCGCCGGGGCCGTGCAGGTGCTCATTCCGCGCGACGTCTTGCTCGCGATCGGATCCAACCCCGTGCTGTCGATCGTCGCGATGATGGCGCTCGCGATCACCGTCGCGATCTGCTCGAACGTCGACGCGTTCGTGGCGCTGTCGTTCGCGTCGACGTTCTCGTCGGGCGCGCTCATCGCCTTCCTCCTCGTCGGACCGCTCGTCGACGTCAAGATGCTGGCCCTCATGCGCACGACCTTCATGACGCGCGTGCTCGCCGTGATCGTGGGTGTGGTGCTGCTGGCGGCCTTCGCGATCGGGATCGGGGTGAACGTCTTTGTCTGA
- a CDS encoding amino acid synthesis family protein yields the protein MTVDPFYEIRAWHDFVQETVTDGGRPAPQTLVKAASAVIIRNPFAGVWADDLSPLTLPSASLGTALGSRALALLGGRAAESYGKGGIAGTAGEQEHVVACVTTTFGNAFRDAIGGGEAWISSVTKVASAGTAIDIPLAYKDEVYVRSHYDAITIALPDAPRPDELVIIAAVATGGRLHARVGGMTAAEAAARTV from the coding sequence ATGACCGTCGACCCCTTCTACGAGATCCGCGCCTGGCACGACTTCGTCCAGGAGACCGTGACCGACGGCGGCCGCCCGGCGCCGCAGACGCTGGTCAAGGCCGCCAGCGCCGTGATCATCCGCAATCCGTTCGCGGGTGTCTGGGCCGACGACCTGTCGCCGCTCACGCTGCCGAGCGCGAGCCTCGGCACGGCGCTCGGGTCGCGTGCGCTCGCCCTCCTCGGCGGCCGCGCTGCCGAAAGCTACGGCAAGGGCGGAATCGCCGGGACCGCCGGCGAGCAGGAGCACGTCGTGGCCTGCGTCACGACGACGTTCGGCAACGCGTTCCGCGACGCGATCGGCGGCGGCGAGGCGTGGATCAGCTCTGTCACCAAGGTGGCATCGGCCGGCACCGCCATCGACATCCCGCTCGCGTACAAGGACGAGGTGTACGTGCGCTCGCACTACGACGCCATCACGATCGCGCTGCCCGACGCTCCCCGCCCCGACGAGCTCGTCATCATCGCCGCTGTCGCCACGGGCGGCCGCCTCCACGCACGCGTCGGCGGCATGACCGCGGCCGAAGCCGCTGCCCGCACTGTCTGA
- a CDS encoding FAD-dependent oxidoreductase — MTDSVARTAEIAGAGFAGLTAATALAQRGWRVRVHERGEQLRAEGAGIVLWGNSLRVLDDLGVTPDLFANAMVPPFYETRMNNRIVSQEALEGVRWSTQTRPHLFQVLLTAAREAGVEIIPGSTVTGATPEGELIFRDGSRAAADLVIGADGVGSAVRDSLGIPFVRERARDGITRFLVPRRKAELAALEPDTEWDNVIDFWNDDEVGLRVLYTPCNDDELYIALMAAATDARGSRVPIDLELWTSTFPQLAPVLKDAAAISGRYYGYQTSRLERWTSGRVALIGDAAHAMCPALAQGAGCAMTNAFTLAVAATAAPVAELPDVLEEWERVERPLTDRTQTRSQWYADTRSMRQGGQFVDESVEMALYDPTDPRRHEEQYA; from the coding sequence ATGACAGATTCGGTTGCACGCACCGCGGAGATCGCCGGTGCCGGTTTCGCCGGGCTCACGGCGGCCACGGCCCTGGCCCAGCGCGGATGGCGGGTCCGGGTTCACGAACGCGGAGAACAGCTGCGGGCAGAGGGCGCGGGGATCGTGCTCTGGGGAAACAGCCTCAGGGTCCTCGACGACCTCGGCGTCACCCCCGATCTGTTCGCCAACGCGATGGTTCCGCCCTTCTACGAGACCCGCATGAACAACCGGATCGTGTCGCAGGAGGCGCTGGAAGGGGTGCGGTGGAGCACGCAGACGCGACCCCACCTCTTCCAGGTCTTGCTCACGGCCGCCCGTGAGGCAGGGGTCGAGATCATCCCCGGTTCCACCGTCACGGGCGCCACCCCCGAGGGCGAGCTGATCTTCCGCGACGGCTCGCGCGCTGCGGCCGACCTCGTGATCGGCGCGGACGGTGTGGGATCCGCCGTCCGCGACAGCCTCGGCATCCCGTTCGTGAGGGAGCGGGCGCGCGACGGGATCACCCGCTTCCTGGTGCCTCGGCGCAAGGCGGAGCTCGCCGCGCTCGAGCCGGATACCGAGTGGGACAACGTCATCGACTTCTGGAACGACGACGAGGTCGGCCTCCGCGTCCTCTACACGCCGTGCAACGACGACGAGCTCTACATCGCTCTCATGGCGGCGGCCACCGACGCGCGCGGATCGCGGGTTCCGATCGACCTCGAGCTGTGGACCTCGACGTTCCCGCAGCTCGCGCCGGTGCTGAAGGATGCCGCAGCCATCTCCGGACGCTACTACGGGTATCAGACCAGCCGCCTCGAGAGGTGGACGAGCGGTCGCGTCGCGCTGATCGGGGACGCCGCACATGCGATGTGCCCCGCGCTGGCGCAGGGTGCCGGCTGCGCCATGACCAACGCCTTCACCCTGGCGGTGGCAGCGACGGCGGCACCGGTCGCCGAACTCCCCGACGTGCTGGAGGAGTGGGAGCGCGTCGAGCGCCCCCTCACCGACCGTACGCAGACCCGATCGCAGTGGTACGCGGACACGCGTTCCATGCGGCAGGGCGGCCAGTTCGTCGACGAATCCGTCGAGATGGCGCTCTACGACCCCACCGATCCGAGACGACACGAGGAGCAGTACGCATGA
- a CDS encoding TIGR03943 family putative permease subunit has product MSEHAPSRARALGTRWLGIGLATVVAVVTLGLGVTGRLTLYISPESVWFACAAAVVTLAGAIWSCTLPLGAEEGHDHGHDHEHGARRPLSTAATVSGGVIASGVVVAALVLPPASLSVELAMSRAGESSALFAGADDVTLGVADTSTFEVGDWASVFATATNTASYDGTAVSLTGFITPAEGKGVNLTRLVITHCVIDAQPANVPVTMDAGEYKTGQWVQVTGTVKADADGSLHIVPTAVEAIAEPGDPYEY; this is encoded by the coding sequence TTGTCTGAGCACGCTCCCTCCCGCGCCAGAGCCCTCGGCACCCGGTGGCTCGGCATCGGTCTCGCCACCGTGGTGGCGGTCGTGACCCTCGGCCTCGGAGTCACCGGGCGACTCACGCTGTACATCAGCCCCGAGTCGGTGTGGTTCGCCTGTGCCGCGGCCGTCGTGACGCTGGCGGGAGCGATCTGGTCGTGCACGCTGCCGCTCGGCGCCGAAGAAGGTCACGACCATGGGCACGACCACGAGCATGGGGCGCGCCGGCCGTTGTCGACCGCGGCGACCGTGTCGGGCGGCGTGATCGCGTCTGGTGTGGTGGTGGCCGCTCTCGTGCTGCCCCCTGCCTCGCTGTCTGTGGAGCTCGCGATGTCGCGAGCGGGGGAGTCGTCGGCCTTGTTCGCCGGGGCCGACGACGTGACCCTGGGTGTCGCCGACACGTCGACGTTCGAGGTCGGCGACTGGGCGAGCGTCTTCGCGACGGCCACGAACACCGCCTCGTACGACGGAACCGCGGTGAGCCTGACCGGGTTCATCACTCCGGCGGAAGGCAAGGGCGTGAACCTCACGCGGCTCGTCATCACGCACTGCGTGATCGACGCGCAGCCGGCGAACGTTCCGGTGACGATGGACGCGGGCGAGTACAAGACCGGCCAGTGGGTGCAGGTGACCGGAACCGTGAAGGCGGATGCCGACGGCTCGCTGCACATCGTGCCGACCGCAGTCGAGGCCATCGCCGAGCCCGGGGACCCCTATGAGTACTGA
- a CDS encoding metal ABC transporter ATP-binding protein: protein MSGGVRAADTAATGPVLEISGAALRRGDRELWSGLDLTVDPGEFIAVLGPSGSGKTTLLRSILGLQPLSAGTIRVAGEPVRRGNPRIGYVPQQRAIAPDTSMRARDLVALGVQGSRFGLPIPRRGDRARVDRLLESVGASHYADQRVGLLSGGEQQRLRVGQALADQPSLLLCDEPLSALDLANQVAVTDIIDRQRRERGAAVLFVTHDVNPILGKVDRILYIAGGRFLLGTPDEVLQTRVLTELYGTPVFVLRAGDRLVVVGVPDAEPHHPHDDDHDHGGAA from the coding sequence GTGAGCGGCGGCGTCCGCGCAGCCGACACGGCGGCGACGGGCCCGGTGCTGGAGATCTCCGGAGCCGCCCTGCGGCGCGGTGACCGCGAGCTGTGGTCGGGACTCGACCTGACCGTCGACCCCGGCGAGTTCATCGCGGTCCTCGGGCCGTCCGGATCCGGCAAGACCACGCTGCTGCGCAGCATCCTGGGCCTGCAGCCGCTCTCCGCCGGCACGATCAGGGTCGCGGGGGAGCCGGTGCGCCGGGGCAACCCGCGTATCGGGTACGTGCCCCAGCAGCGGGCGATCGCCCCCGACACGAGCATGCGAGCGCGCGACCTGGTAGCCCTGGGAGTGCAGGGGAGCCGCTTCGGCCTGCCGATCCCGCGCCGCGGTGACCGGGCGAGGGTCGACCGGCTGCTCGAGTCGGTGGGGGCGTCGCACTACGCGGATCAGCGGGTGGGACTGCTCTCCGGCGGCGAGCAGCAGCGGTTGCGCGTGGGGCAGGCGCTCGCCGACCAGCCGTCGCTGCTGCTGTGCGACGAGCCGCTCTCGGCCCTCGACCTCGCCAACCAGGTCGCCGTGACCGACATCATCGACAGGCAGCGCCGGGAACGGGGAGCCGCCGTGCTGTTCGTCACGCACGACGTGAACCCGATCCTCGGCAAGGTCGATCGCATCCTCTACATCGCGGGCGGGCGGTTCCTGCTCGGCACGCCGGACGAGGTGCTGCAGACACGCGTGCTCACCGAGCTGTACGGCACTCCGGTGTTCGTGCTGCGCGCCGGCGATCGGCTGGTCGTCGTCGGGGTGCCGGATGCCGAGCCGCACCATCCGCACGACGACGACCACGACCACGGAGGTGCCGCGTGA
- a CDS encoding Fur family transcriptional regulator, which translates to MAQRNTWQRERVREALADARGFVSAQSLHATLRDDNTGIGLATVYRALAGLAASGDADSLQSPDGEALYRACTTQGHHHHLICRSCGLTVEIEAKDVEQWAHRTAALHGFTDAAHVVDIFGLCAPCTNKRDAEAAGA; encoded by the coding sequence ATGGCTCAGCGGAACACCTGGCAGCGTGAGCGCGTGCGCGAAGCGCTCGCCGACGCGCGCGGCTTCGTCAGCGCGCAGAGCCTTCATGCGACCCTCCGCGACGACAACACCGGCATCGGGCTGGCGACGGTCTATCGCGCGCTCGCCGGGCTCGCGGCATCCGGCGACGCCGACTCGCTGCAGAGCCCTGACGGAGAGGCGCTCTACCGTGCCTGCACGACCCAGGGGCACCATCACCACCTGATCTGCCGCTCGTGCGGGCTCACCGTCGAGATCGAGGCGAAAGACGTCGAGCAGTGGGCGCACCGCACGGCGGCGCTGCACGGGTTCACGGATGCCGCGCACGTCGTCGACATCTTCGGGCTCTGCGCCCCGTGCACCAACAAGCGCGACGCCGAGGCAGCGGGCGCGTGA
- a CDS encoding metal ABC transporter solute-binding protein, Zn/Mn family, whose amino-acid sequence MHKPLAALALASATALALAGCAATTESGAGSGAGGASGDVIQVVASTNVYGSLVAQIGGDRVDVTSLIDNASQDPHSYEASARDRLTVQKADLVIENGGGYDSFIDSLIGDAKTPVITAVEYSHDYPGNEGHDADADEHEADADGEAHDHDHDHDHGDEGHEGHDHIEGFNEHVWFDPHTMTHVVEAIADELTELDPDGAGDFEAAAHDITGELEGFEADLETLKTDAGGAAVFITEPLPGYLAEAAGLTDVTPEGFAEAVEEGTDVAPATLLQALDVIKGGEVRAVLTNAQTGGSETQRVEDAAKEAGIPVVSFTELLEDGSSYAEWMRDAIKSLADALAS is encoded by the coding sequence ATGCACAAGCCTCTCGCCGCCCTCGCTCTCGCCTCCGCCACAGCCCTCGCCCTCGCGGGCTGCGCTGCCACCACGGAGAGCGGAGCGGGATCGGGAGCGGGCGGTGCGTCGGGTGACGTCATCCAGGTCGTCGCCTCCACCAACGTCTACGGCTCGCTCGTGGCGCAGATCGGCGGCGACCGCGTCGACGTCACCAGCCTCATCGACAACGCCTCGCAGGATCCGCACTCCTACGAGGCCAGCGCGCGCGACCGGCTCACGGTGCAGAAGGCCGATCTCGTGATCGAGAACGGCGGCGGATACGACTCCTTCATCGACTCCCTCATCGGCGACGCGAAGACCCCGGTGATCACGGCCGTGGAGTACTCGCACGACTACCCGGGCAACGAGGGTCACGACGCGGATGCCGACGAACATGAGGCGGATGCCGACGGCGAGGCTCACGACCACGACCACGATCACGACCACGGTGACGAGGGCCACGAGGGCCACGATCACATCGAGGGCTTCAACGAGCACGTGTGGTTCGACCCGCACACCATGACGCACGTCGTCGAGGCCATCGCCGACGAGCTGACCGAGCTCGATCCCGATGGCGCAGGCGACTTCGAGGCCGCCGCGCACGACATCACCGGCGAGCTCGAGGGCTTCGAAGCCGATCTCGAGACCCTCAAGACCGACGCGGGCGGCGCGGCCGTGTTCATCACCGAGCCGCTGCCCGGCTACCTGGCCGAGGCGGCCGGGCTCACCGACGTCACGCCGGAGGGCTTCGCCGAGGCCGTCGAGGAGGGCACCGACGTCGCTCCGGCGACCCTGCTGCAGGCGCTCGACGTCATCAAGGGCGGAGAGGTGCGCGCCGTGCTCACGAACGCCCAGACCGGCGGCTCCGAGACGCAGCGCGTCGAAGACGCGGCGAAGGAGGCCGGCATCCCCGTCGTCTCGTTCACGGAGCTGCTGGAGGACGGATCGTCGTACGCTGAGTGGATGCGTGACGCGATCAAGAGCCTCGCCGACGCCCTCGCCTCGTGA
- a CDS encoding ABC transporter substrate-binding protein, with amino-acid sequence MNRVRIAAFGAASLAAAITLAGCAQPEPAAGGGIAEDLDHITIQLDFQPRGNHAMFYVADKLGYFEEEGIAIDDILVGQSSGETLRLVGSGSGDIGVADLPTLALARSQGVKVKAIAAINQVSPLAMCTKKDVVDLKTVDDLRGLSVGVQASGSTYVFYQALLSLNGIDKSELTELTVKPPYENYLLSDQVDTVPCYLDAEFPLLAEHAGGEDKVSVLKGVDWGYEALGTGIFASDAYLKENPDVVERFLRAYVKAFEYTIENPEKAAQILADSSPQLAQNVDLYTTQLETDNDLTFESDTTDAEGLGAMSDEQWQTTIDLLVEQGVITDAPSVDDVRDSSFISAVNG; translated from the coding sequence ATGAACCGCGTTCGCATCGCCGCATTCGGCGCCGCTTCCCTGGCCGCAGCGATCACCCTCGCCGGGTGCGCGCAGCCCGAGCCCGCCGCCGGTGGAGGAATCGCCGAGGACCTCGATCACATCACCATCCAGCTCGATTTCCAGCCGCGAGGCAACCACGCCATGTTCTATGTCGCCGACAAGCTGGGCTACTTCGAAGAGGAAGGCATCGCGATCGACGACATCCTCGTCGGGCAGAGCTCCGGCGAAACCCTTCGTCTCGTCGGCTCCGGATCGGGAGACATCGGCGTCGCCGACCTGCCCACCCTGGCGCTCGCCCGCTCCCAGGGCGTCAAGGTGAAGGCCATCGCGGCGATCAACCAGGTCTCGCCGTTGGCGATGTGCACAAAGAAGGATGTCGTGGATCTCAAGACCGTCGACGATCTGCGCGGCCTGAGCGTCGGCGTGCAGGCATCGGGCTCGACCTACGTCTTCTACCAGGCGCTCCTCTCGCTCAACGGCATCGACAAGAGCGAACTCACCGAGCTGACCGTCAAGCCCCCGTACGAGAACTACCTGCTCTCCGACCAGGTCGACACCGTGCCCTGCTACCTCGACGCCGAGTTCCCCCTGCTCGCCGAGCACGCAGGCGGCGAAGACAAGGTCAGCGTCCTCAAGGGCGTGGACTGGGGGTACGAGGCGCTCGGCACCGGCATCTTCGCGAGCGACGCGTATCTGAAGGAGAACCCCGACGTCGTGGAGCGCTTCCTCCGCGCTTACGTCAAGGCGTTCGAGTACACGATCGAGAACCCCGAGAAGGCCGCCCAGATCCTCGCCGACTCGTCTCCGCAGCTCGCACAGAACGTCGACCTGTACACGACGCAGCTCGAGACCGACAACGACCTGACCTTCGAGAGTGACACGACCGACGCCGAGGGCCTCGGCGCGATGAGCGACGAGCAGTGGCAGACCACGATCGACCTCCTCGTCGAGCAGGGAGTCATCACCGACGCGCCCAGCGTCGATGACGTGCGCGACTCGAGCTTCATCAGCGCGGTCAACGGCTGA
- a CDS encoding metal ABC transporter permease produces the protein MNWGDIFSFQDYGELVALLANSIVAGAVLGLVGGLIGVFVMQRDLAFAVHGVSELSFAGAAAALLFGGSVVAGSLGGALVAAILIGLLGAKARDRNSIVGVLMPFGLGLGILFLSLYDGRSANRFSLLTGQIVSVSSPDLGWLIAISLVVLVGLLVMWNPLRFDSLDPEAAAARGVPTRAVSLVFMVLLGLIVAVSVHIIGALLVMALLVTPAAAAMRVAAGPVAVPLLAALFGFVAAVGGILLALAGTLPVSPYITTLSFLIYGGCWIVQSVRSRVRRV, from the coding sequence GTGAACTGGGGCGACATCTTCTCCTTCCAGGACTACGGCGAGCTCGTCGCCCTCCTGGCGAACTCGATCGTCGCCGGTGCCGTGCTCGGGCTCGTGGGCGGGCTGATCGGCGTCTTCGTGATGCAGCGCGACCTCGCGTTCGCCGTGCACGGCGTGAGCGAGCTCTCGTTCGCGGGGGCGGCCGCCGCGCTGCTCTTCGGCGGGAGCGTCGTGGCCGGCTCCCTCGGGGGCGCGCTCGTCGCGGCGATCCTCATCGGGCTGCTCGGCGCGAAGGCGCGCGACCGCAACTCCATCGTCGGCGTGCTGATGCCGTTCGGCCTCGGCCTCGGCATCCTGTTCCTCTCGCTGTACGACGGGCGCAGCGCCAACCGCTTCAGCCTGCTCACGGGCCAGATCGTGTCGGTGTCGAGCCCCGACCTCGGCTGGCTCATCGCCATCAGCCTCGTCGTGCTGGTCGGGCTGCTGGTGATGTGGAACCCGCTGCGCTTCGACTCGCTCGACCCCGAGGCGGCCGCGGCGCGAGGAGTTCCGACGCGGGCGGTGAGCCTCGTGTTCATGGTGCTGCTGGGGCTCATCGTCGCCGTGAGCGTGCACATCATCGGCGCGCTGCTCGTGATGGCGCTGCTCGTGACGCCGGCGGCCGCCGCAATGCGGGTCGCGGCGGGGCCGGTGGCCGTGCCTCTGCTCGCCGCCCTGTTCGGGTTCGTCGCCGCTGTCGGCGGCATCCTCCTCGCGCTCGCCGGCACACTCCCCGTGAGCCCGTACATCACCACCCTGTCGTTCCTCATCTACGGCGGATGCTGGATCGTGCAGTCCGTGCGGTCGCGCGTGCGGAGGGTCTGA
- a CDS encoding DNA-3-methyladenine glycosylase, with translation MGSSMRRARRDDLAGLPLDVAPRLLGAHLRTVVGGDEVRLRISEVEAYHGQGTGDLPDPGSHARMGRTARNATMWGEPGHLYVYLSHGIHSCVNVVCGPEGTAGGVLLRAGEVVGGADAAALRRGATLPLTPIARRDLAKGPGRFGQAAGLRHPLHDGIDAVTGEEWHGATAELWLADPPVADVVSGPRVGVAGVAGTHVFPWRFWIAGDPTVSPFRWGRGAQAAQAEATPIGE, from the coding sequence ATGGGCTCGAGCATGCGCCGGGCGCGCCGCGACGACCTCGCCGGGTTGCCGCTCGACGTCGCCCCGCGGCTGCTCGGAGCGCACCTGCGCACGGTCGTCGGAGGGGACGAGGTACGGCTGCGCATCAGCGAGGTCGAGGCCTATCACGGGCAGGGGACCGGCGACCTGCCGGATCCTGGGTCGCACGCTCGTATGGGGCGCACGGCGCGCAACGCGACCATGTGGGGCGAGCCCGGTCACCTGTACGTATATCTGAGCCACGGCATCCATTCGTGCGTGAACGTCGTGTGCGGACCGGAAGGCACAGCAGGCGGTGTGCTCCTGAGAGCCGGCGAGGTCGTTGGAGGGGCGGATGCCGCTGCGCTCCGCCGCGGCGCGACCCTGCCGCTCACGCCGATCGCGCGGCGCGACCTCGCGAAGGGGCCGGGTCGGTTCGGTCAGGCCGCGGGGCTGCGGCATCCGCTGCATGACGGCATCGACGCCGTGACGGGCGAGGAGTGGCACGGGGCGACGGCCGAGCTGTGGCTCGCCGACCCTCCGGTCGCGGATGTCGTCAGCGGTCCGCGCGTGGGTGTGGCCGGGGTCGCCGGCACGCATGTGTTCCCGTGGAGGTTCTGGATCGCGGGTGATCCGACCGTGTCGCCGTTCCGCTGGGGTCGCGGGGCGCAGGCCGCGCAGGCTGAGGCGACCCCCATCGGGGAGTGA
- a CDS encoding ABC transporter ATP-binding protein, giving the protein MSSSGITARGIEMTFTRRGRSNTVLQSLDIEIDPGSFVTLLGPSGCGKSTLLKILGGILRPTAGDVRIGEKSAADAVRDKEIGLVLQRAALLPWKTARENAAHLRHLARGDRKEAYRAADEALELVGLSHAADRLPHELSGGMAQRVSIARALAMDPTILLMDEPFGALDAITRDTMNTTLADIWAATGKTILFVTHSISEAVFLSSTVHMMAANPGRVVDTVEVELPRPRTDEAFSSPRFAEYTARLREQLHPAQIKEAIA; this is encoded by the coding sequence GTGAGTTCTTCGGGGATCACGGCACGCGGCATCGAGATGACGTTCACACGTCGTGGCCGGTCCAACACGGTGCTGCAGAGCCTGGACATCGAGATCGATCCGGGTAGCTTCGTCACACTCCTCGGCCCCTCGGGATGCGGCAAGAGCACTCTGCTGAAGATCCTCGGTGGCATCCTGCGTCCTACCGCGGGAGATGTGCGGATCGGCGAGAAGTCGGCAGCCGACGCCGTGCGCGACAAGGAGATCGGTCTCGTGCTCCAGCGCGCGGCGCTGCTCCCCTGGAAGACGGCTCGAGAGAATGCGGCCCACCTGCGTCACCTCGCCCGGGGAGATCGCAAGGAGGCCTACCGCGCAGCCGACGAGGCGCTCGAACTCGTGGGGCTCTCGCACGCCGCCGACCGTCTCCCGCACGAGCTCTCGGGAGGGATGGCGCAGCGGGTCTCCATCGCGCGGGCCCTCGCGATGGACCCCACGATCCTTCTCATGGACGAGCCGTTCGGAGCTCTCGACGCGATCACCCGCGACACCATGAACACGACGCTCGCCGATATCTGGGCGGCCACGGGCAAGACGATCCTCTTCGTCACCCATTCGATCTCCGAGGCCGTCTTCCTCAGCTCCACGGTGCACATGATGGCGGCGAACCCCGGCCGGGTCGTCGACACGGTCGAGGTCGAGCTGCCCCGCCCCCGCACCGACGAGGCGTTCTCCTCGCCACGATTCGCCGAGTACACCGCGCGGCTCCGCGAGCAGTTGCACCCCGCGCAGATCAAGGAAGCGATCGCATGA
- a CDS encoding ABC transporter permease encodes MTTTLSSPTTSTSPPPARTAVQAFAAAAGRVWPAALLLLVVLVLWEAAVVVFGVSSYVIAKPTEIAAELVTGWGILGPATWITAAEVIAGFLISVVVGIVLALVIVRFEWVERAVYPLIVLFQVVPKVALAPIFILWFGYSMVPKLVLIVVMAFFPITINMVLGLKRIDEDHLLLMRSVGSSRNQILYQVQLPMSLPNLFAGIRIAITLAVIGAVVAEFAGSQNGLGYLIQFASTQLDTPMMFAALVVVSALGLVCYYAIDLVELLVARAFPHIANHDEQ; translated from the coding sequence ATGACCACCACGCTGTCGTCCCCCACGACCTCCACGAGCCCCCCCCCGGCCCGCACCGCCGTCCAGGCGTTCGCGGCGGCCGCCGGCCGGGTCTGGCCCGCGGCGCTGCTCCTCCTGGTCGTCCTCGTGCTCTGGGAGGCCGCCGTCGTCGTGTTCGGCGTCTCCAGCTACGTCATCGCAAAGCCCACGGAGATCGCGGCCGAGCTCGTCACAGGGTGGGGAATCCTCGGCCCCGCCACCTGGATCACTGCTGCCGAGGTGATCGCGGGCTTCCTCATCAGCGTGGTGGTCGGCATCGTGCTCGCCCTCGTGATCGTCCGCTTCGAGTGGGTCGAGCGCGCCGTCTATCCGCTGATCGTCCTCTTCCAGGTCGTCCCGAAGGTCGCGCTCGCGCCCATCTTCATCCTCTGGTTCGGGTACTCGATGGTGCCCAAGCTCGTGCTCATCGTCGTCATGGCCTTCTTCCCGATCACGATCAACATGGTGCTGGGCCTCAAGCGCATCGACGAGGACCACCTGCTGCTCATGCGGTCGGTCGGCTCCTCCCGCAACCAGATCCTGTACCAGGTGCAGCTGCCGATGTCCCTCCCGAACCTCTTCGCCGGCATCCGCATCGCCATCACGCTCGCCGTGATCGGCGCAGTCGTCGCCGAGTTCGCGGGATCGCAGAACGGGCTCGGATACCTGATCCAGTTCGCCTCCACACAACTCGACACCCCGATGATGTTCGCCGCACTCGTGGTGGTCAGCGCGCTGGGTCTCGTCTGCTACTACGCCATCGACCTCGTCGAGCTCCTCGTGGCGCGCGCGTTCCCCCACATCGCCAACCACGACGAGCAGTGA